A region of Lycium barbarum isolate Lr01 chromosome 3, ASM1917538v2, whole genome shotgun sequence DNA encodes the following proteins:
- the LOC132631899 gene encoding uncharacterized protein LOC132631899 has product MASKTTTVRSSLTILVSILLFVGAIVSTRLLHSSFDISFARYSPRKTILTPLRRHNRTDTTLAISKEPKKKTELLTFHNHTDATPAVPKKPQKKLKFKLNCALRNLTRTCPASYYPSKFTDQNQASSSSPPPTCPDYFRWIYDDLWPWRETGITKEMVNRARRTADFRLVILNGRAYVETYRKAFQSRDTFTLWGILQMLRRYPGKVPDLDLMFDTVDWPVIKTEFFRRPKAPTPPPLFRYCGNDTSLDIVFPDWSFWGWPEINIKPWETLSKVLKKGNEKIKWTDREPYAYWKGNPIVAETRMDLLKCNVSEKQDWGARVYAQNWVEEQKQGYQQSDLASQCIHRYKIYVEGSAWSVSDKYILACDSVTLLVKPHYYDFYTRGLMPLQHYWPVKDNDKCQSIKHAVDWGNTHEQEAQAIGKAASDFIQEQLKMDYVYDYMFHLLSEYAKLLKYKPTVPRKAVELCSEVMACPAEGVAKKFMLESMVEGPSDAIPCNMPPPFGPAGLHSILDRKENSMKQVESWEQQYWKNENKQQ; this is encoded by the exons TCCTTTGCAAGATATTCTCCACGAAAGACAATATTAACCCCCCTCAGACGTCACAATCGCACTGATACAACCCTAGCCATCTCAAAAGAGCCCAAAAAGAAAACGGAACTCCTAACATTCCACAATCACACTGATGCAACCCCAGCAGTGCCAAAAAAGCCCCAAAAGAAACTGAAATTTAAACTAAATTGTGCACTTCGGAACCTCACAAGAACTTGCCCTGCATCTTACTACCCATCAAAGTTCACGGATCAAAATCAAGCTTCTTCGTCATCTCCTCCGCCTACGTGTCCAGATTACTTCCGCTGGATCTACGATGACCTATGGCCTTGGAGAGAAACAGGAATCACCAAAGAAATGGTGAATCGAGCCAGAAGGACAGCAGATTTTCGGTTGGTGATATTGAATGGAAGAGCATATGTAGAAACCTATCGAAAGGCATTTCAAAGCAGAGACACATTTACATTATGGGGCATTTTACAAATGTTACGAAGGTACCCTGGTAAAGTGCCTGATTTGGACCTGATGTTTGACACTGTTGACTGGCCAGTTATAAAGACGGAATTCTTCCGACGCCCTAAGGCCCCTACTCCTCCACCTCTGTTCAGATACTGTGGGAATGATACCAGTTTGGATATTGTATTTCCAGATTGGTCATTCTGGGGATG GCCAGAGATTAATATAAAGCCTTGGGAGACTTTGTCAAAGGTCTTAAAGAAAGGAAATGAGAAGATAAAATGGACTGACAGGGAACCATATGCGTACTGGAAAGGCAATCCTATTGTTGCTGAAACTAGGATGGATCTTCTCAAGTGCAATGTTTCAGAAAAGCAGGACTGGGGTGCACGTGTATATGCTCAG AACTGGGTTGAAGAACAGAAGCAAGGTTACCAGCAATCGGACTTAGCTAGTCAGTGTATTCACAG ATACAAGATTTATGTAGAAGGATCTGCATGGTCTGTGAGTGACAAATACATTCTGGCCTGTGATTCTGTTACGTTGCTTGTAAAACCGCACTACTACGATTTCTACACCAGAGGTTTGATGCCGCTGCAACATTACTGGCCCGTAAAAGATAATGACAAATGCCAATCTATCAAGCATGCTGTTGACTGGGGCAATACTCATGAACAAGAG GCACAGGCGATTGGCAAGGCAGCAAGCGATTTCATTCAAGAGCAACTCAAAATGGATTACGTGTATGACTACATGTTCCATCTCTTGAGCGAGTACGCAAAGCTCTTGAAATACAAGCCCACTGTACCACGAAAAGCAGTTGAGCTTTGTTCAGAGGTAATGGCATGCCCAGCTGAAGGAGTGGCAAAGAAGTTCATGTTAGAATCTATGGTTGAAGGCCCCTCGGACGCAATACCTTGCAACATGCCACCTCCCTTTGGTCCTGCAGGTCTTCATTCTATTCTTGATAGAAAAGAAAATTCAATGAAACAAGTTGAGTCAT